In the genome of Botrytis cinerea B05.10 chromosome 13, complete sequence, one region contains:
- the Bctrm2 gene encoding Bctrm2, which translates to MFKCSRSLSRAFISKPLLYKFTPIRSYNFFAMTPSADQGPDRKRKQHQGGRAPKRQKAYKPKPVKEGSSEEVLIADVRALFEAQKISNASQVPIENGNAESANVENGAGQEGSASAETAPVAVETQVEEALPERFTEIEVKVVEISSTGDGLALHPPTNRIYVVPFSVPGDIVKAKVITHFPRDNYSLADFVSVVQPSPLRDDSRVNCKYFSKCSGCQFQMLDYSEQLKHKKSIVEKAYKNFSQLPSELVPAILDTIGSPLQYEYRTKLTPHFDGPPGYRSRANRRSDTKAAFDKVPEIGFMQKGKRATLDIEDCPIGTDAVRMGMKVERKRVAEELHKYQRGATILLRESTKRIYKGDAEYQEDMETPPNTIKVTTPEYTDLKTCITDNKGESTEYIDSFLFTSIAGSFFQNNNSILPVFTQYIRDHALPPPGSYSPDLPKIQYLIDAYSGSGLFTITLSSLFKSSTGIDISDASIISARRNAELNKLDASRCSFMAADAPKLFKQVTYPKDETVVVIDPPRKGCDESFLSQLLKFGPRRVVYVSCNVHTQARDVGVLVNGSEEGVRYEIESLRGFDFFPQTGHVEGVAVLSRVDGEVKGGDAEMVDGKEEVAKEEPTEPEPAKEEPVLNEIKMSE; encoded by the coding sequence ATGTTCAAATGCTCTAGGAGTCTTTCAAGAGCTTTCATCTCAAAACCTCTACTATACAAATTTACCCCAATCCGATCCTATAACTTCTTCGCAATGACTCCATCCGCAGACCAAGGACCGGATCGCAAAAGAAAGCAACATCAAGGCGGTCGAGCTCCCAAAAGACAAAAGGCCTATAAGCCAAAGCCAGTCAAGGAGGGATCATCTGAAGAAGTTTTAATAGCAGATGTGCGAGCATTGTTCGAGGCGCAGAAAATCTCCAATGCTTCTCAGGTTccaattgaaaatggaaatgccGAGTCTGCGAACGTCGAAAATGGAGCAGGGCAAGAGGGATCAGCATCTGCTGAAACAGCACCTGTTGCGGTAGAGACTCAAGTAGAAGAAGCATTACCAGAGAGATTCACAGAGATCGAAGTCAAGGTCGTTGAGATATCATCCACTGGAGACGGACTCGCGCTTCACCCACCCACGAACAGAATATATGTTGTGCCATTCAGTGTGCCAGGGGATATCGTAAAGGCAAAAGTCATTACACATTTTCCAAGAGACAACTACTCTTTGGCAGACTTTGTTTCCGTGGTTCAACCATCCCCTCTCCGAGATGACAGTCGAGTAAACTGCAAATACTTTAGCAAATGTTCTGGGTGCCAATTCCAGATGTTAGATTATTCGGAGCAACTGAAACACAAGAAATCGATTGTCGAGAAGGCATACAAAAATTTCTCACAGCTTCCATCGGAACTAGTCCCAGCTATTTTGGATACTATTGGAAGTCCATTACAATATGAATATCGCACAAAGCTTACTCCACATTTCGACGGACCACCAGGTTATAGAAGCAGGGCAAATAGGAGGAGTGATACCAAAGCTGCCTTTGATAAGGTTCCAGAAATTGGATTTATGCAAAAAGGAAAGCGGGCAACATTGGATATCGAGGATTGTCCAATAGGAACAGATGCAGTAAGAATGGGAATGAAGgtcgagagaaagagagtCGCAGAAGAACTCCACAAATACCAACGAGGAGCTACAATTCTACTACGAGAGAGCACCAAGAGAATCTACAAAGGCGATGCggaatatcaagaagatatgGAAACACCCCCTAACACCATTAAAGTCACAACTCCCGAGTATACTGATTTGAAAACTTGCATTACGGATAATAAAGGGGAATCGACGGAGTATATCGATAGTTTCCTTTTCACCAGCATTGCGGGGTCTTTCTTCCAAAACAACAATTCCATTCTTCCCGTCTTCACCCAATATATTCGAGATCATGCTTTGCCACCTCCAGGATCCTACTCTCCAGACCTACCAAAAATCCAATACTTAATCGATGCGTATTCCGGCTCCGGACTCTTCACCATTACActctcatctctcttcaaatcctcaacTGGAATAGATATCTCAGACGCTTCCATCATATCTGCTCGTCGCAACGCTGAACTCAATAAACTAGATGCATCAAGATGTAGTTTCATGGCAGCGGATGCTCCAAAACTCTTCAAACAAGTTACTTATCCTAAAGACGAAACGGTGGTAGTCATCGATCCTCCGAGAAAAGGTTGCGATGAGAGTTTCTTGAGTCAGTTGTTGAAATTTGGACCGCGGAGAGTGGTTTATGTTAGTTGTAATGTTCATACGCAAGCGAGAGATGTGGGGGTATTGGTTAATGGAAGCGAGGAGGGAGTTAGATATGAGATTGAGAGTTTGAGAGGTTTCGACTTTTTCCCACAGACGGGACATGTGGAGGGGGTGGCGGTGCTCAGCAGAGTTGATGGGGAAGTCAAGGGAGGAGATGCGGAGATGGTTGACGGCAAAGAGGAAGTGGCTAAAGAAGAACCGACTGAACCCGAACCAGCCAAGGAAGAACCGGTTTTGAATGAGATTAAGATGTCAGAATAG